A portion of the Bombus terrestris chromosome 3, iyBomTerr1.2, whole genome shotgun sequence genome contains these proteins:
- the LOC100643845 gene encoding carbohydrate-responsive element-binding protein isoform X4: MQAELVYRKPLTMMTTTSSQSFHRPGTGRKENSGRDSRETIHSGHFMVSDFEAEAQDDEDELAVPVPDEEAAKIAIIASTGFLQEKFASSSSNDKTSQQLSIETSLNKLFQCMSLAYRQKLTSPKWNRFKGIRLRWKDKIRLNNVIWRCWHMQFILKQNTLVCQFASPLDVDTHNKPEAVVLEGKYWKRKLAAVTAEYKKWRMFYRNKILGWTNKDGTEMMESMDVLDWGNGLGISGNYGAGTGSTHGGTSGTPGGESMMVDEDYMELMTDTLFSTISSNQPIYFPDPREIARGASLADFIQPSLGPLQPNLDDFMDTLEPLQEFLNSKLPPVPEEDDMFRNSTLNTNYPDLDLMTPMNQINELSQESAAKNEQASQQPALAQNEQGGTIQNLQYTAKIYTQPQPEPTNAFRNNITLSENYSTIQQSYEPAATSQPVREKSRPSRVSSRNSRVIQQPQQQRTSTYQRTAQQQNSAYQQQQAPQQQPYAMEIQSVQLTPVQNQVQMPALNDQSAQIPPIAAHVQNLVTVQQTFGQTNSTVSTQHRSIRPLPPVAPISSKPYKVVQPQQCYKFPTLPQNFNAQQCKFNTNNFKTHPPQQVVSVSAEQPSQSPILLQCRPSGLDLTTPTVQPTKLLPQPAASNSEKEEVFAVPKYQMKAKNRSRSSSSLTASRIHPPPLVSAASDPALNLNNNVLLAQLLTNTSPTQVTTTHHITTPVTVQTMQTSTMQVQPQQQAMQQTTCSQQMLLNTNTQAHQSQNSPGSPKDSSNAHSPQGLNLSPLHSPMSIGSPLSPSRGYIKGESERGQYKEQRRVGHIHAEQKRRYNIKNGFDMLHNLIPQLNQNPNTKMSKAAMLQKGADYIRQLRAERNQLKEEMDTLRHQIECLNTSISNCQSMLPATGAPISRHRTNKMKEMFDEYVRTRTRENWKFWIFSVLLEPLMISFNTSVSTASIEDLYRSTILWVEQHCSLVDLRPAVLNSLRYLCTATDILSDPGRLPEEALAAVNRTERRRSTQ; encoded by the exons ATGCAGGCCGAACTGGTGTACAGAAAGCCGTTAACAATGATGACCACAACGTCCAGCCAGAGTTTTCATCGTCCTGGGACAGGGAGAAAAGAGAACAGCGGTAGAGACTCTCGCGAGACCATACACTCTGGTCACTTTATGGTCTCTGACTTCGAGGCGGAGGCCCAGGACGACGAAGATGAACTTGCTGTCCCAGTGCCTGATGAGGAAGCTGCCAAGATCGCGATTATCGCTTccacaggatttttacaagagAAATTTGCCAGTAGTTCTTCGAACGACAAAACTTCTCAGCAACTCAGCATTGAAACGTCCTTGAACAAGTTGTTCCAGTGCATGTCGCTCGCATACAG ACAGAAATTGACATCGCCCAAGTGGAATCGGTTCAAAGGGATCAGGCTGAGATGGAAGGACAAGATTAGACTGAACAACGTGATATGGAGGTGCTGGCACATGCAAT TTATATTGAAGCAGAACACGCTGGTGTGCCAGTTCGCGTCTCCATTGGATGTTGATACTCATAATAAACCCGAG GCGGTAGTCTTAGAGGGCAAATACTGGAAGCGAAAACTTGCTGCGGTTACTGCGGAGTACAAGAAATGGCGTATGTTCTACCGGAACAAAATCCTTGGTTGGACGAACAAGGATGGCACCGAGATG ATGGAATCGATGGACGTGTTAGATTGGGGCAACGGATTGGGCATCTCGGGCAACTATGGTGCAGGTACAGGCAGCACACACGGTGGGACCAGTGGGACTCCAGGAGGAGAGAGTATGATGGTTGATGAAGATTACATGGAGCTCATGACTGATACGTTATTTTCGACAATCAGTTCAAATCAACCAATATACTTTCCCGATCCGAGAGAAATTG CGCGTGGAGCTAGTCTGGCGGATTTTATACAACCCAGCTTGGGACCGCTCCAGCCAAATTTAGATGATTTTATGGACACTCTTGAACCGTTGCAAG aatttttaaattcgaagtTGCCCCCTGTCCCGGAAGAGGACGACATGTTTCGAAATAGTACCTTGAACACGAACTATCCTGATCTCGACTTAATGACGCCTATGAATCAGATAAACGAGCTGAGCCAAGAATCAGCAGCAAAGAATGAGCAAGCTTCACAGCAGCCAGCGTTAGCACAGAACGAACAAGGAGGTACTATACAGAATCTGCAATACACTGCAAAAATATATACTCAACCTCAGCCAGAGCCAACGAATGCGTTCAGGAATAATAT AACTCTGAGTGAGAATTATAGTACCATACAACAAAGTTATGAACCTGCTGCAACCAGTCAACCTGTCAGGGAAAAAAGTCGACCAAGTAGAGTTTCTTCGAGGAATAGTCGAGTGATCCAGCAACCTCAGCAACAACGGACATCAACGTATCAACGAACGGCGCAACAACAAAATTCAGCGTACCAACAACAACAAGCTCCGCAGCAACAACCTTACGCCATGGAGATCCAATCCGTTCAATTAACACCGGTTCAAAATCAAGTGCAGATGCCAGCGTTGAACGACCAGTCTGCTCAAATCCCGCCTATCGCTGCTCATGTTCAAAATCTGGTAACGGTACAGCAAACTTTTGGACAAACAAATTCTACAGTGTCGACGCAACACAGGAGCATCAGGCCTCTACCACCGGTCGCACCGATCTCATCAAAACCGTACAAAGTCGTTCAACCGCAACAGTGTTATAAGTTTCCCACACTTCCGCAAAACTTTAATGCGCAGCAATGCAAATTCAACACCAATAATTTCAAG ACACACCCACCGCAACAAGTCGTATCGGTTTCCGCGGAGCAACCGTCGCAATCACCGATACTGTTACAGTGCAGACCCTCCGGTTTGGATCTTACTACGCCGACCGTACAACCTACGAAATTGTTACCGCAACCTGCCGCGTCCAATTCGGAGAAAGAGGAAGTTTTTGCCGTACCCAAG TATCAGATGAAAGCAAAGAATAGGTCTCGAAGTAGTTCGTCCTTAACCGCATCAAGAATCCATCCGCCACCATTAGTATCAGCGGCGAGCGATCCCGCTCTAAATCTAAATAACAATGTTTTGCTCGCACAGTTACTCACGAATA CTTCGCCTACGCAGGTAACAACCACCCACCATATTACAACGCCGGTCACTGTCCAAACCATGCAAACATCTACGATGCAAGTGCAACCGCAACAACag GCAATGCAACAGACTACTTGCAGCCAACAAATGCTATTAAATACAAACACCCAAGCGCATCAGTCACAAAATAGTCCCGGGTCACCAAAGGATAGTTCTAACGCGCACAGTCCTCAAGGGTTAAACCTCAGTCCTTTGCACAGTCCGATGAGTATAGGAAGCCCATTGTCACCGAGTAGAGGTTACATAAAAGGTGAATCAGAACGGGGACAATACAAAGAACAAAGACGAGTCGGCCACATTCATGCGGAACAAAAACGtagatataatattaaaaatggatTTGACATGCTGCACAATTTGATACCGCAGCTTAATCAAAATCCGAATACGAAGATGAGCAAAGCCGCTATGCTGCAAAAAGGAGCAGATTATATTAGGCAGTTAAGGGCGGAGAGAAATCAGTTGAAGGAGGAGATGGATACTTTAAGACATCAAATCGAGTGCCTTAATACGTCTATTAG TAATTGTCAATCCATGCTTCCTGCAACGGGCGCTCCAATTTCTAGACACAGaacgaataaaatgaaagaaatgttcGATGAGTATGTACGCACGCGTACACGGGAGAATTGGAAATTTTGGATC TTCAGTGTATTGCTTGAGCCTCTAATGATTTCTTTCAATACCTCGGTATCCACCGCGAGTATTGAAGATCTATATAGAAGTACAATATTATGGGTCGAGCAACATTGCTCACTCGTTGATCTCAGACCAG CCGTTCTGAACTCCCTAAGATATCTGTGTACTGCCACTGATATTCTATCAGATCCTGGTCGCCTGCCCGAAGAAGCACTCGCAGCAGTTAATCGCACGGAACGGCGACGATCAACTCAGTGA
- the LOC100643845 gene encoding carbohydrate-responsive element-binding protein isoform X3, with protein MQAELVYRKPLTMMTTTSSQSFHRPGTGRKENSGRDSRETIHSGHFMVSDFEAEAQDDEDELAVPVPDEEAAKIAIIASTGFLQEKFASSSSNDKTSQQLSIETSLNKLFQCMSLAYRQKLTSPKWNRFKGIRLRWKDKIRLNNVIWRCWHMQFILKQNTLVCQFASPLDVDTHNKPEAVVLEGKYWKRKLAAVTAEYKKWRMFYRNKILGWTNKDGTEMKMAVSFQMESMDVLDWGNGLGISGNYGAGTGSTHGGTSGTPGGESMMVDEDYMELMTDTLFSTISSNQPIYFPDPREIARGASLADFIQPSLGPLQPNLDDFMDTLEPLQEFLNSKLPPVPEEDDMFRNSTLNTNYPDLDLMTPMNQINELSQESAAKNEQASQQPALAQNEQGGTIQNLQYTAKIYTQPQPEPTNAFRNNITLSENYSTIQQSYEPAATSQPVREKSRPSRVSSRNSRVIQQPQQQRTSTYQRTAQQQNSAYQQQQAPQQQPYAMEIQSVQLTPVQNQVQMPALNDQSAQIPPIAAHVQNLVTVQQTFGQTNSTVSTQHRSIRPLPPVAPISSKPYKVVQPQQCYKFPTLPQNFNAQQCKFNTNNFKTHPPQQVVSVSAEQPSQSPILLQCRPSGLDLTTPTVQPTKLLPQPAASNSEKEEVFAVPKYQMKAKNRSRSSSSLTASRIHPPPLVSAASDPALNLNNNVLLAQLLTNTSPTQVTTTHHITTPVTVQTMQTSTMQVQPQQQAMQQTTCSQQMLLNTNTQAHQSQNSPGSPKDSSNAHSPQGLNLSPLHSPMSIGSPLSPSRGYIKGESERGQYKEQRRVGHIHAEQKRRYNIKNGFDMLHNLIPQLNQNPNTKMSKAAMLQKGADYIRQLRAERNQLKEEMDTLRHQIECLNTSISNCQSMLPATGAPISRHRTNKMKEMFDEYVRTRTRENWKFWIFSVLLEPLMISFNTSVSTASIEDLYRSTILWVEQHCSLVDLRPAVLNSLRYLCTATDILSDPGRLPEEALAAVNRTERRRSTQ; from the exons ATGCAGGCCGAACTGGTGTACAGAAAGCCGTTAACAATGATGACCACAACGTCCAGCCAGAGTTTTCATCGTCCTGGGACAGGGAGAAAAGAGAACAGCGGTAGAGACTCTCGCGAGACCATACACTCTGGTCACTTTATGGTCTCTGACTTCGAGGCGGAGGCCCAGGACGACGAAGATGAACTTGCTGTCCCAGTGCCTGATGAGGAAGCTGCCAAGATCGCGATTATCGCTTccacaggatttttacaagagAAATTTGCCAGTAGTTCTTCGAACGACAAAACTTCTCAGCAACTCAGCATTGAAACGTCCTTGAACAAGTTGTTCCAGTGCATGTCGCTCGCATACAG ACAGAAATTGACATCGCCCAAGTGGAATCGGTTCAAAGGGATCAGGCTGAGATGGAAGGACAAGATTAGACTGAACAACGTGATATGGAGGTGCTGGCACATGCAAT TTATATTGAAGCAGAACACGCTGGTGTGCCAGTTCGCGTCTCCATTGGATGTTGATACTCATAATAAACCCGAG GCGGTAGTCTTAGAGGGCAAATACTGGAAGCGAAAACTTGCTGCGGTTACTGCGGAGTACAAGAAATGGCGTATGTTCTACCGGAACAAAATCCTTGGTTGGACGAACAAGGATGGCACCGAGATG AAAATGGCGGTATCGTTTCAGATGGAATCGATGGACGTGTTAGATTGGGGCAACGGATTGGGCATCTCGGGCAACTATGGTGCAGGTACAGGCAGCACACACGGTGGGACCAGTGGGACTCCAGGAGGAGAGAGTATGATGGTTGATGAAGATTACATGGAGCTCATGACTGATACGTTATTTTCGACAATCAGTTCAAATCAACCAATATACTTTCCCGATCCGAGAGAAATTG CGCGTGGAGCTAGTCTGGCGGATTTTATACAACCCAGCTTGGGACCGCTCCAGCCAAATTTAGATGATTTTATGGACACTCTTGAACCGTTGCAAG aatttttaaattcgaagtTGCCCCCTGTCCCGGAAGAGGACGACATGTTTCGAAATAGTACCTTGAACACGAACTATCCTGATCTCGACTTAATGACGCCTATGAATCAGATAAACGAGCTGAGCCAAGAATCAGCAGCAAAGAATGAGCAAGCTTCACAGCAGCCAGCGTTAGCACAGAACGAACAAGGAGGTACTATACAGAATCTGCAATACACTGCAAAAATATATACTCAACCTCAGCCAGAGCCAACGAATGCGTTCAGGAATAATAT AACTCTGAGTGAGAATTATAGTACCATACAACAAAGTTATGAACCTGCTGCAACCAGTCAACCTGTCAGGGAAAAAAGTCGACCAAGTAGAGTTTCTTCGAGGAATAGTCGAGTGATCCAGCAACCTCAGCAACAACGGACATCAACGTATCAACGAACGGCGCAACAACAAAATTCAGCGTACCAACAACAACAAGCTCCGCAGCAACAACCTTACGCCATGGAGATCCAATCCGTTCAATTAACACCGGTTCAAAATCAAGTGCAGATGCCAGCGTTGAACGACCAGTCTGCTCAAATCCCGCCTATCGCTGCTCATGTTCAAAATCTGGTAACGGTACAGCAAACTTTTGGACAAACAAATTCTACAGTGTCGACGCAACACAGGAGCATCAGGCCTCTACCACCGGTCGCACCGATCTCATCAAAACCGTACAAAGTCGTTCAACCGCAACAGTGTTATAAGTTTCCCACACTTCCGCAAAACTTTAATGCGCAGCAATGCAAATTCAACACCAATAATTTCAAG ACACACCCACCGCAACAAGTCGTATCGGTTTCCGCGGAGCAACCGTCGCAATCACCGATACTGTTACAGTGCAGACCCTCCGGTTTGGATCTTACTACGCCGACCGTACAACCTACGAAATTGTTACCGCAACCTGCCGCGTCCAATTCGGAGAAAGAGGAAGTTTTTGCCGTACCCAAG TATCAGATGAAAGCAAAGAATAGGTCTCGAAGTAGTTCGTCCTTAACCGCATCAAGAATCCATCCGCCACCATTAGTATCAGCGGCGAGCGATCCCGCTCTAAATCTAAATAACAATGTTTTGCTCGCACAGTTACTCACGAATA CTTCGCCTACGCAGGTAACAACCACCCACCATATTACAACGCCGGTCACTGTCCAAACCATGCAAACATCTACGATGCAAGTGCAACCGCAACAACag GCAATGCAACAGACTACTTGCAGCCAACAAATGCTATTAAATACAAACACCCAAGCGCATCAGTCACAAAATAGTCCCGGGTCACCAAAGGATAGTTCTAACGCGCACAGTCCTCAAGGGTTAAACCTCAGTCCTTTGCACAGTCCGATGAGTATAGGAAGCCCATTGTCACCGAGTAGAGGTTACATAAAAGGTGAATCAGAACGGGGACAATACAAAGAACAAAGACGAGTCGGCCACATTCATGCGGAACAAAAACGtagatataatattaaaaatggatTTGACATGCTGCACAATTTGATACCGCAGCTTAATCAAAATCCGAATACGAAGATGAGCAAAGCCGCTATGCTGCAAAAAGGAGCAGATTATATTAGGCAGTTAAGGGCGGAGAGAAATCAGTTGAAGGAGGAGATGGATACTTTAAGACATCAAATCGAGTGCCTTAATACGTCTATTAG TAATTGTCAATCCATGCTTCCTGCAACGGGCGCTCCAATTTCTAGACACAGaacgaataaaatgaaagaaatgttcGATGAGTATGTACGCACGCGTACACGGGAGAATTGGAAATTTTGGATC TTCAGTGTATTGCTTGAGCCTCTAATGATTTCTTTCAATACCTCGGTATCCACCGCGAGTATTGAAGATCTATATAGAAGTACAATATTATGGGTCGAGCAACATTGCTCACTCGTTGATCTCAGACCAG CCGTTCTGAACTCCCTAAGATATCTGTGTACTGCCACTGATATTCTATCAGATCCTGGTCGCCTGCCCGAAGAAGCACTCGCAGCAGTTAATCGCACGGAACGGCGACGATCAACTCAGTGA
- the LOC100643845 gene encoding protein WBSCR14 homolog isoform X2, translating into MQAELVYRKPLTMMTTTSSQSFHRPGTGRKENSGRDSRETIHSGHFMVSDFEAEAQDDEDELAVPVPDEEAAKIAIIASTGFLQEKFASSSSNDKTSQQLSIETSLNKLFQCMSLAYRQKLTSPKWNRFKGIRLRWKDKIRLNNVIWRCWHMQFILKQNTLVCQFASPLDVDTHNKPEAVVLEGKYWKRKLAAVTAEYKKWRMFYRNKILGWTNKDGTEMMESMDVLDWGNGLGISGNYGAGTGSTHGGTSGTPGGESMMVDEDYMELMTDTLFSTISSNQPIYFPDPREIARGASLADFIQPSLGPLQPNLDDFMDTLEPLQEFLNSKLPPVPEEDDMFRNSTLNTNYPDLDLMTPMNQINELSQESAAKNEQASQQPALAQNEQGGTIQNLQYTAKIYTQPQPEPTNAFRNNITLSENYSTIQQSYEPAATSQPVREKSRPSRVSSRNSRVIQQPQQQRTSTYQRTAQQQNSAYQQQQAPQQQPYAMEIQSVQLTPVQNQVQMPALNDQSAQIPPIAAHVQNLVTVQQTFGQTNSTVSTQHRSIRPLPPVAPISSKPYKVVQPQQCYKFPTLPQNFNAQQCKFNTNNFKTHPPQQVVSVSAEQPSQSPILLQCRPSGLDLTTPTVQPTKLLPQPAASNSEKEEVFAVPKYQMKAKNRSRSSSSLTASRIHPPPLVSAASDPALNLNNNVLLAQLLTNNTSGVHTMNMTADNVMPTVTQTTTTMKHILPMFPPSASPTQVTTTHHITTPVTVQTMQTSTMQVQPQQQAMQQTTCSQQMLLNTNTQAHQSQNSPGSPKDSSNAHSPQGLNLSPLHSPMSIGSPLSPSRGYIKGESERGQYKEQRRVGHIHAEQKRRYNIKNGFDMLHNLIPQLNQNPNTKMSKAAMLQKGADYIRQLRAERNQLKEEMDTLRHQIECLNTSISNCQSMLPATGAPISRHRTNKMKEMFDEYVRTRTRENWKFWIFSVLLEPLMISFNTSVSTASIEDLYRSTILWVEQHCSLVDLRPAVLNSLRYLCTATDILSDPGRLPEEALAAVNRTERRRSTQ; encoded by the exons ATGCAGGCCGAACTGGTGTACAGAAAGCCGTTAACAATGATGACCACAACGTCCAGCCAGAGTTTTCATCGTCCTGGGACAGGGAGAAAAGAGAACAGCGGTAGAGACTCTCGCGAGACCATACACTCTGGTCACTTTATGGTCTCTGACTTCGAGGCGGAGGCCCAGGACGACGAAGATGAACTTGCTGTCCCAGTGCCTGATGAGGAAGCTGCCAAGATCGCGATTATCGCTTccacaggatttttacaagagAAATTTGCCAGTAGTTCTTCGAACGACAAAACTTCTCAGCAACTCAGCATTGAAACGTCCTTGAACAAGTTGTTCCAGTGCATGTCGCTCGCATACAG ACAGAAATTGACATCGCCCAAGTGGAATCGGTTCAAAGGGATCAGGCTGAGATGGAAGGACAAGATTAGACTGAACAACGTGATATGGAGGTGCTGGCACATGCAAT TTATATTGAAGCAGAACACGCTGGTGTGCCAGTTCGCGTCTCCATTGGATGTTGATACTCATAATAAACCCGAG GCGGTAGTCTTAGAGGGCAAATACTGGAAGCGAAAACTTGCTGCGGTTACTGCGGAGTACAAGAAATGGCGTATGTTCTACCGGAACAAAATCCTTGGTTGGACGAACAAGGATGGCACCGAGATG ATGGAATCGATGGACGTGTTAGATTGGGGCAACGGATTGGGCATCTCGGGCAACTATGGTGCAGGTACAGGCAGCACACACGGTGGGACCAGTGGGACTCCAGGAGGAGAGAGTATGATGGTTGATGAAGATTACATGGAGCTCATGACTGATACGTTATTTTCGACAATCAGTTCAAATCAACCAATATACTTTCCCGATCCGAGAGAAATTG CGCGTGGAGCTAGTCTGGCGGATTTTATACAACCCAGCTTGGGACCGCTCCAGCCAAATTTAGATGATTTTATGGACACTCTTGAACCGTTGCAAG aatttttaaattcgaagtTGCCCCCTGTCCCGGAAGAGGACGACATGTTTCGAAATAGTACCTTGAACACGAACTATCCTGATCTCGACTTAATGACGCCTATGAATCAGATAAACGAGCTGAGCCAAGAATCAGCAGCAAAGAATGAGCAAGCTTCACAGCAGCCAGCGTTAGCACAGAACGAACAAGGAGGTACTATACAGAATCTGCAATACACTGCAAAAATATATACTCAACCTCAGCCAGAGCCAACGAATGCGTTCAGGAATAATAT AACTCTGAGTGAGAATTATAGTACCATACAACAAAGTTATGAACCTGCTGCAACCAGTCAACCTGTCAGGGAAAAAAGTCGACCAAGTAGAGTTTCTTCGAGGAATAGTCGAGTGATCCAGCAACCTCAGCAACAACGGACATCAACGTATCAACGAACGGCGCAACAACAAAATTCAGCGTACCAACAACAACAAGCTCCGCAGCAACAACCTTACGCCATGGAGATCCAATCCGTTCAATTAACACCGGTTCAAAATCAAGTGCAGATGCCAGCGTTGAACGACCAGTCTGCTCAAATCCCGCCTATCGCTGCTCATGTTCAAAATCTGGTAACGGTACAGCAAACTTTTGGACAAACAAATTCTACAGTGTCGACGCAACACAGGAGCATCAGGCCTCTACCACCGGTCGCACCGATCTCATCAAAACCGTACAAAGTCGTTCAACCGCAACAGTGTTATAAGTTTCCCACACTTCCGCAAAACTTTAATGCGCAGCAATGCAAATTCAACACCAATAATTTCAAG ACACACCCACCGCAACAAGTCGTATCGGTTTCCGCGGAGCAACCGTCGCAATCACCGATACTGTTACAGTGCAGACCCTCCGGTTTGGATCTTACTACGCCGACCGTACAACCTACGAAATTGTTACCGCAACCTGCCGCGTCCAATTCGGAGAAAGAGGAAGTTTTTGCCGTACCCAAG TATCAGATGAAAGCAAAGAATAGGTCTCGAAGTAGTTCGTCCTTAACCGCATCAAGAATCCATCCGCCACCATTAGTATCAGCGGCGAGCGATCCCGCTCTAAATCTAAATAACAATGTTTTGCTCGCACAGTTACTCACGAATA ACACATCTGGTGTACACACAATGAATATGACGGCTGATAATGTAATGCCGACAGTGACCCAAACAACTACTACTATGAAACACATCTTACCTATGTTTCCACCTTCAGCTTCGCCTACGCAGGTAACAACCACCCACCATATTACAACGCCGGTCACTGTCCAAACCATGCAAACATCTACGATGCAAGTGCAACCGCAACAACag GCAATGCAACAGACTACTTGCAGCCAACAAATGCTATTAAATACAAACACCCAAGCGCATCAGTCACAAAATAGTCCCGGGTCACCAAAGGATAGTTCTAACGCGCACAGTCCTCAAGGGTTAAACCTCAGTCCTTTGCACAGTCCGATGAGTATAGGAAGCCCATTGTCACCGAGTAGAGGTTACATAAAAGGTGAATCAGAACGGGGACAATACAAAGAACAAAGACGAGTCGGCCACATTCATGCGGAACAAAAACGtagatataatattaaaaatggatTTGACATGCTGCACAATTTGATACCGCAGCTTAATCAAAATCCGAATACGAAGATGAGCAAAGCCGCTATGCTGCAAAAAGGAGCAGATTATATTAGGCAGTTAAGGGCGGAGAGAAATCAGTTGAAGGAGGAGATGGATACTTTAAGACATCAAATCGAGTGCCTTAATACGTCTATTAG TAATTGTCAATCCATGCTTCCTGCAACGGGCGCTCCAATTTCTAGACACAGaacgaataaaatgaaagaaatgttcGATGAGTATGTACGCACGCGTACACGGGAGAATTGGAAATTTTGGATC TTCAGTGTATTGCTTGAGCCTCTAATGATTTCTTTCAATACCTCGGTATCCACCGCGAGTATTGAAGATCTATATAGAAGTACAATATTATGGGTCGAGCAACATTGCTCACTCGTTGATCTCAGACCAG CCGTTCTGAACTCCCTAAGATATCTGTGTACTGCCACTGATATTCTATCAGATCCTGGTCGCCTGCCCGAAGAAGCACTCGCAGCAGTTAATCGCACGGAACGGCGACGATCAACTCAGTGA